A single Plasmodium knowlesi strain H genome assembly, chromosome: 13 DNA region contains:
- a CDS encoding glycine--tRNA ligase, putative: MRLLGTLLILVPLQVKARSDVLSRVNSKLPRATLSTVRAKRPTRATYIVHRLVPRERKTRYYSLVSRKVSAHLRSAPLESMKQSHVEASGSGAAEVTPIEEQIERCSQEISTLVERNECIRGINDEVFKKEYDENEKSLEEKKRKLKFLYSVPSESLNLVNNRTKIDNLAKRKLFYTNSFEIYGGSSGLIDYGPSGCLLKSELENLWRYHFIFYDEMLEISATCITPYTVLKTSGHVDRFTDLMIRDAVTGDFYRADKYIAEYLTNRVEEGKKKPNNTVKRIEQDEGSMDKRDNQMDDAEQMMAVVRRLDGMNEQEIKGIMKQYDIKSPGKNDFVGPFPFNLMFQTRIGPKEDVENNNAQRGKSNESSTHAETNHLNNIAFLRPETAQGIFVNFKKLLEYNGGKMPFAGAQIGLGFRNEISPRNGLLRVREFEMAEIEYFVNPEKKCHEKYHLFKHLILPLYPREEQLASGEHSRVVYMEIEEAVTKGIIANEALAYFLARTYLFLLKCGINKDGLRFRQHLPTEMAHYANDCWDAEILTSYGFIEVVGHADRSAYDLKNHMKVTGANLYACEKYDTPVEEEHIKISPNKAKMGMKFKSQQNVIYQWLNERTKEELLSIDEELNRKNSYVVNIEGSGASSTPMSFELTRDMIKFDKYKKKVQERNFIPNVIEPSFGIGRLIFCIIEHSFRTRTFTDDKEERHYLSLPYTLAPIKCSVLTISNHKTFIPFVKQVQMILNEFSISSKIDNSSVSIGKKYARTDEIGIPFAVTIDFQTLKDKTVTLRERDSMLQVRIDLSDLVEIVTSLLRQKKTWADYVAQYGLFTQQNLDP; encoded by the coding sequence ATGAGACTGCTGGGGACGCTGCTAATTTTGGTACCCCTGCAAGTGAAGGCGCGCAGTGACGTTCTTAGCAGAGTGAACTCGAAACTACCGAGGGCGACCCTCAGTACCGTTCGCGCGAAGAGGCCTACTAGGGCGACATACATCGTACACAGACTAGTACCtagggagagaaaaacgaGGTACTACTCCCTCGTAAGCAGAAAGGTGAGTGCCCACCTAAGGAGCGCTCCGTTGGAAAGTATGAAGCAAAGTCACGTTGAAGCAAGCGGCTCAGGCGCCGCAGAAGTTACCCCTATAGAGGAGCAAATCGAAAGGTGCAGCCAAGAAATATCAACCCTTGTCGAGAGGAACGAATGTATCAGAGGAATAAATGATGAAGTGTTTAAGAAGGAATACGATGAGAATGAGAAGTCgttggaagagaagaaacgAAAATTGAAATTCCTGTATAGTGTTCCGAGTGAGTCACTAAATTTGGTGAATAACAGAACAAAGATAGATAACCTAGCCAAAAGGAAGCTCTTTTACACAAACTCCTTTGAGATATATGGAGGTTCTTCAGGGCTAATCGATTACGGTCCTTCTGGCTGTCTCCTAAAATCAGAACTAGAGAATCTATGGAGatatcatttcattttttacgatGAGATGCTGGAAATCTCCGCAACGTGCATAACCCCCTACACTGTTTTGAAAACATCTGGACATGTGGATCGATTCACAGATCTTATGATCAGGGATGCGGTTACGGGGGACTTTTATCGGGCGGATAAATATATAGCGGAGTACTTAACAAATAGGGTcgaggaggggaagaagaagccaAACAATACGGTGAAGAGGATAGAACAGGATGAGGGGTCGATGGATAAAAGGGATAACCAAATGGATGATGCCGAACAAATGATGGCTGTCGTAAGGAGACTTGATGGAATGAACGAGCAAGAAATAAAAGGCATTATGAAGCAGTACGACATAAAGTCTCCTGGCAAGAATGACTTTGTAGgtcccttccccttcaatCTCATGTTTCAGACAAGAATAGGCCCGAAGGAAGACGTAGAGAATAACAATGCACAGAGGGGTAAATCAAATGAATCATCTACACATGCAGAAACAAATCATCTGAACAACATTGCATTTCTGAGGCCAGAAACTGCACAAggaatttttgtaaattttaaaaagttgctAGAGTACAACGGAGGAAAGATGCCCTTCGCAGGGGCGCAAATCGGACTCGGTTTTCGAAATGAAATATCTCCAAGAAATGGACTTCTTCGTGTACGTGAGTTTGAGATGGCAGAAATTGAATACTttgtaaaccctgaaaagaaATGCCACGAAAAATACCACCTGTTCAAACATTTAATCCTTCCCCTGTACCCACGAGAGGAACAACTGGCCAGTGGAGAACACAGTCGTGTAGTCTACATGGAGATAGAAGAAGCAGTCACCAAGGGTATTATTGCTAATGAAGCCTTGGCGTACTTCCTTGCAAGGACCTATCTATTCCTTCTAAAGTGCGGCATTAACAAAGATGGTCTACGTTTTCGACAACACCTACCAACTGAGATGGCTCACTATGCGAATGACTGTTGGGACGCAGAGATTTTGACATCCTACGGATTTATCGAGGTGGTGGGACACGCCGACAGATCTGCATATGACTTGAAGAATCACATGAAGGTTACAGGAGCAAACTTATATGCCTGCGAAAAGTATGATACCCCCGTGGAGGAagaacatataaaaatatctCCAAACAAGGCAAAGATGGGAATGAAGTTTAAGAGCCAACAAAATGTTATCTACCAATGGCTGAATGAGAGAACAAAGGAGGAATTGTTATCCATCGATGAGGAGTTGAACAGGAAGAACTCCTACGTTGTGAACATAGAAGGTAGTGGTGCTTCGTCCACCCCCATGTCATTCGAATTAACCAGAGATATGATCAAGTttgataaatataaaaagaaagtgcaGGAAAGGAATTTTATTCCAAATGTGATTGAGCCTTCCTTTGGTATTGGTCGACTCATTTTTTGCATTATCGAGCATTCATTTAGAACCCGCACCTTTACAGATGACAAGGAGGAAAGACACTACTTGTCTCTACCTTATACACTGGCACCTATAAAATGTTCCGTGTTAACCATATCGAATCATAAAACGTTCATTCCTTTCGTGAAGCAGGTTCAAATGATACTAAATGAATTTAGCATTTCCTCCAAAATTGATAACTCTAGTGTCTCTATTGGAAAGAAGTACGCTCGGACAGACGAAATCGGAATCCCTTTTGCAGTCACCATCGACTTCCAGACACTGAAGGATAAGACAGTCACACTTCGTGAGCGAGACTCCATGCTGCAGGTCAGGATCGACCTCTCAGATCTGGTCGAAATTGTGACTTCCCTGCTTAGGCAGAAAAAGACCTGGGCCGATTACGTTGCTCAGTATGGCCTCTTCACGCAGCAAAATTTAGATCCCTAG